The Sediminitomix flava genome window below encodes:
- a CDS encoding SMI1/KNR4 family protein gives MIKSFINRLDRLREIDSSNSLFGSKRWKYGFKTISETEIQNFEKVNSISIPKEFRSFILEIGFGTAENYGAPFNGELTFCNDDDDEFPISEGSIIIAEHGCGIASYLIVKGDYYGQVWVMLGDCSTKLESKDYFEWYSNWLDSAIEKLEATD, from the coding sequence ATGATAAAAAGCTTCATAAATAGACTTGATAGATTAAGAGAAATAGATTCTTCAAATAGTTTATTTGGTTCCAAAAGATGGAAATACGGATTTAAAACTATCTCAGAAACCGAAATTCAAAATTTTGAGAAAGTAAATTCAATATCTATACCTAAAGAGTTTAGATCATTCATACTTGAAATAGGTTTCGGAACAGCAGAAAACTATGGCGCACCGTTCAATGGAGAATTGACTTTTTGTAATGATGATGATGACGAATTTCCAATTTCAGAGGGTTCGATTATTATTGCTGAACATGGATGTGGAATTGCATCATATTTAATAGTCAAAGGAGATTATTATGGACAAGTTTGGGTAATGTTAGGAGACTGTTCAACTAAACTAGAATCAAAAGACTACTTTGAGTGGTATTCAAATTGGCTAGATTCTGCGATTGAAAAATTAGAAGCAACCGATTAA